A region of the candidate division KSB1 bacterium genome:
ATCCCAAGCGGAAGAGACGATCGAGATTCTGCGATCGCACCGGATCGAGCCCGTCGGTCGAGCGGTCGGCACGGCTGTCACTGGGCCATCCGTGGAGAAACCAGCGGTTCTGGTAGGAAACCGGCTCGACGTGCCGGGCGCGCAAGACAATCTCCAGGTCCTGGCTTCCCTTTACGCGGGCACGTTGCCGGTGGTCGGAGTAAGCGCAGTCACCAGAGCCGGGCTTGACGACTTGGGACGTACCATCTACGCGATGCTCAACATCGTCCGCGTCTACGCCAAACCGCCTGGGAAAACGCCCGACCTTGAGAAACCCTTTGTGTTCCGGAAAGGGAGCACCGTCCTGGATTTCGCTGCTGCCGTTCACAAGGATTTTGCCGAGAAGCTCAAGTTCGCACGGGTTTGGGGGGTGAACAAGTTCGACGGTCAGCGCGTCAATCGGGACTACGTGCTGGAAGAGGGGGACATCATCGAGCTTCACATCTGATTCGCCGCCGGTGTGCTGCAGCGGATAAGCCTAGAAGAGCGATCCCCCGGTGCTTGTGCCGTCGGAGGTCGTCGGAAGAGGGGGACACCCAACCGTCAAGCCTCGTGATCGCCGCCAAAGGGTACGGAGCCGACCGGCTCGGCAGGAGGCCTTGGTCTGCGAACAACGGCATTTGGGGGGATAATGCGTCGGCAAGTTCAGATTTGGCCTTTGCTCCTATCGCGATGCTGGCCCAAACGTTGGGCAGAGCGGACCTGGAGTTGGCCTCGGTGGGGGCGAGCCGATGGCACCGGGGTACCCAGCTCGCCCCCGGATTCGACTTGGGCAGAGCTTTGCCCGGGAGAAGCCGATCGAGGTAGGTTTGGCCGAAAAGGAGGCGTCGTTTCCCATCCTTTTCCGCGACGTCGGCGAAACCTTCGCTTCGCACGGGAGAGGCCTGCGGTCCGAGGCTTCAGGGGTCAGTGGTGCCCAGTGACGCCGAATAGTCTTGACACGACGGGGACCATTGTGTAACTTCGGCTGCTTTCGTATTGCAGGCATGGCAAGCAGCGCAGGGCGATGGTCGATTCGAGGAGAGAGGCACAATGGCGAAGGGTTTGGCACGACGGGATTTCGTCCGGCTGTGCGTTTTGGGACTGGGTGCGATAAGTAGCGCGAGCTGGGCGAGGTGCGCGAAGCGCAGGTTGCGAGGCCCAGCGGAAGCGGGGCCGGCCAGCCTCGGGATGCAGAGCTACTCGCTGCGGAACTTCGACGTCCTGGACGCGATTCGCCGGACACACGAGCTGGGGCTACGTCATATCGAGATCTTCCCGGGCCACCTACCGGTCGATGCAGACGCAGAGCGGATACGAGCTGTCCAGGCGGCGCTGCAGGCACATCAGATGCGCTTGACTGCCTACGGCGTGGTTCGCTTCGACAAGGACGAAGCCGCGGCCAGACGGTACTTCGAGTTTAGCAAGAAGATGGGTATTCCGGCCCTGAGCGCCGATCCGGAGCCGACAGACGAAACGATGGGCATGCTGGAGAAGCTCGCTTCGGAGTACGACGTCA
Encoded here:
- a CDS encoding sugar phosphate isomerase/epimerase, which codes for MAKGLARRDFVRLCVLGLGAISSASWARCAKRRLRGPAEAGPASLGMQSYSLRNFDVLDAIRRTHELGLRHIEIFPGHLPVDADAERIRAVQAALQAHQMRLTAYGVVRFDKDEAAARRYFEFSKKMGIPALSADPEPTDETMGMLEKLASEYDV